A window of Rufibacter sp. LB8 contains these coding sequences:
- a CDS encoding Rieske 2Fe-2S domain-containing protein → MPWIKLFDSLAQAQAKIPVRKATAVVVQGQEICVAHTAAGFFAVENSCPHLGDALSRGTTNYLNEIVCPWHSYRFNLATGQECQHRTRPLKRFALEIREDGLYIELPD, encoded by the coding sequence ATGCCCTGGATAAAACTCTTTGACTCACTCGCCCAGGCCCAGGCTAAAATCCCGGTCCGGAAAGCCACAGCCGTGGTAGTGCAGGGCCAGGAAATCTGCGTTGCCCATACCGCCGCCGGTTTCTTTGCCGTGGAGAACAGCTGTCCGCACCTGGGCGATGCCCTGAGTCGCGGCACCACCAACTACCTTAATGAGATTGTGTGCCCCTGGCACAGCTACCGGTTCAACCTGGCCACCGGCCAGGAATGCCAGCACCGCACCAGACCATTGAAACGGTTTGCCTTGGAAATACGGGAAGACGGATTATATATAGAACTGCCAGACTAA
- a CDS encoding M14 family metallopeptidase, whose amino-acid sequence MKNLTASRWLLLVFLSLGIFAAQAQSALQTPEQFLGYKLGEQFTYHGRIVDYVRYLATQSPGKMQVQTYGKTYENRPLVLATLSSAANMQRLEEIRTNNLKNTGLLSGQPSGGKQPAIVWLSYNIHGNESVSSEAVMQVLYDLVNPNNAQTQKWLENTVVLIDPCVNPDGRDRYTMWYNRVRNQQPNASPYAWEHQEPWPGGRPNHYYFDLNRDWAWQSQIESKQRAVVYNQWMPQLHADFHEQGVDNPYYFAPSAKPYHDAITPWQRDAQNFIGEYNRKYFDKNNWLYFTRESFDLFYPSYGDTWPTYQGAIAMTYEQGGSGRAGVVIQKSDGDSLTLSQRIAHHHAASLATIEAMSDKHEQVVREFKKFYSDALSKPFGQYRSYVFKVKGEEGRIKELTEYLDRQQISYGYANGGGSGKGFNYQTGKTESVRYEAGDLVISSYQPKSTLLNVLFEPNARLEDSVTYDITAWSLPYAYGLKGAAFTSKIDMGQQKAAPAVANTANPQAYAYLAKWTGVQDLRFLAALLKAKVRVRATEVAFEQNNQKYAPGSLIITRTGNENLGSKLDQIVTRTADSLGIQLASTTTGFVATGSDFGSRNIRYIKAPRVALLTGEGVSPYGFGEIWHFFEQQIGYPVTVLGGDYFSNVPLHEFDVLILPTGSYSRILSDNTLNKVKEWVRAGGRLIAMESAVNFLADKPDFAVKKKPSTDSTASKKAGASDLKSYGDRERASIAEDVQGSVFRVSLDNTHPLAFGYGNTYTALIRTTTLPQFLKDGWNVGVVKSEGPATGFVGSKVGTKLQNGLVLGVQEMGRGQVVYLVDNPLFRGFWQGGKLMFGNAVFLVGQ is encoded by the coding sequence ATGAAAAACCTAACAGCCAGCCGCTGGCTACTGCTTGTCTTTCTTTCACTTGGTATCTTTGCCGCGCAGGCGCAGTCTGCCCTGCAAACCCCTGAACAGTTCCTGGGCTACAAACTGGGCGAACAATTCACCTATCACGGCCGCATTGTGGACTACGTGCGCTACCTGGCGACGCAGAGCCCCGGCAAAATGCAGGTGCAGACCTACGGCAAAACCTATGAAAACAGACCATTGGTGCTGGCCACGCTTTCTTCGGCGGCCAACATGCAGCGTCTGGAGGAAATAAGAACGAACAATCTCAAGAACACGGGCTTGCTTTCTGGTCAACCTTCCGGTGGCAAGCAACCGGCCATTGTCTGGCTCAGTTACAACATCCACGGCAATGAGTCGGTGAGTTCTGAGGCGGTGATGCAGGTGCTCTATGACCTGGTGAACCCCAACAACGCGCAGACCCAGAAATGGCTGGAGAACACGGTGGTGCTCATTGACCCCTGCGTGAACCCCGACGGCCGCGACCGCTACACCATGTGGTACAACCGCGTGCGTAACCAGCAGCCCAACGCCAGCCCTTACGCCTGGGAACACCAGGAGCCTTGGCCGGGCGGACGCCCTAACCACTATTATTTTGACCTGAACCGCGACTGGGCCTGGCAATCACAGATTGAATCTAAGCAACGCGCCGTAGTCTACAACCAATGGATGCCCCAACTGCACGCAGACTTTCACGAGCAAGGCGTGGACAACCCGTATTATTTCGCGCCTTCGGCCAAGCCGTACCATGACGCCATCACGCCTTGGCAGCGTGACGCCCAGAACTTCATAGGCGAATACAACCGTAAATATTTTGACAAAAATAACTGGCTGTACTTCACCCGCGAGAGCTTTGACCTGTTCTACCCCAGCTACGGTGACACCTGGCCCACCTACCAGGGCGCTATTGCCATGACCTATGAACAGGGCGGTAGTGGCCGTGCAGGCGTGGTCATCCAGAAATCTGACGGAGACAGCTTGACGTTGAGCCAACGCATTGCCCACCACCACGCCGCAAGTTTGGCCACCATTGAAGCCATGTCTGACAAGCACGAGCAAGTGGTGCGCGAGTTCAAGAAATTCTACAGTGATGCTTTGTCTAAACCATTTGGGCAGTACCGCAGCTACGTGTTCAAGGTGAAAGGGGAGGAAGGCCGTATCAAGGAATTAACGGAGTACCTGGACCGTCAGCAGATCTCTTACGGCTACGCAAATGGTGGAGGCTCAGGCAAAGGCTTCAATTACCAGACCGGCAAAACCGAAAGCGTGCGCTATGAAGCCGGAGACTTGGTCATTAGCTCATACCAGCCAAAATCTACCTTGCTAAACGTGTTGTTTGAGCCCAATGCGCGGCTGGAAGACTCGGTGACCTATGACATCACCGCCTGGTCATTGCCCTACGCGTATGGCCTAAAAGGCGCTGCTTTTACATCTAAGATTGATATGGGCCAGCAGAAGGCCGCGCCGGCCGTGGCCAACACTGCCAACCCACAAGCCTACGCGTATTTGGCCAAATGGACGGGCGTGCAGGACTTACGCTTTCTGGCCGCCTTGTTGAAAGCCAAAGTGCGCGTGCGGGCCACCGAAGTAGCGTTTGAGCAGAACAACCAGAAATACGCTCCCGGCTCTTTAATCATTACCCGTACCGGGAATGAAAACTTGGGTTCCAAGTTAGACCAGATTGTGACGCGTACGGCAGATTCGTTGGGCATACAACTGGCGTCTACCACCACCGGGTTTGTGGCCACGGGCTCAGACTTCGGGAGTAGAAACATCAGGTACATCAAGGCTCCGCGCGTGGCCTTGCTTACCGGCGAAGGCGTATCACCGTACGGGTTTGGCGAAATCTGGCATTTCTTTGAGCAGCAGATTGGCTACCCCGTGACCGTGTTGGGCGGCGATTATTTCAGCAACGTGCCCTTGCATGAGTTCGATGTCTTGATTCTGCCCACCGGTTCTTACAGCCGCATCCTTTCTGACAACACGCTCAACAAAGTAAAAGAGTGGGTACGTGCCGGCGGGCGATTAATTGCCATGGAAAGCGCCGTGAATTTCCTGGCAGACAAACCAGATTTCGCGGTGAAGAAAAAACCTTCAACAGACAGTACCGCCTCCAAGAAAGCTGGTGCCAGTGATTTGAAAAGCTACGGCGACCGCGAGCGTGCCTCCATTGCTGAGGATGTGCAGGGCTCCGTGTTCAGAGTGAGTCTGGACAACACGCACCCACTGGCGTTCGGTTACGGAAATACCTATACCGCTTTGATCAGAACTACTACGCTACCCCAATTCCTGAAAGACGGCTGGAACGTGGGCGTGGTGAAGTCTGAAGGCCCAGCTACCGGGTTTGTGGGCTCCAAAGTCGGAACCAAACTGCAAAACGGCCTGGTGCTGGGCGTGCAAGAAATGGGCCGCGGCCAGGTAGTATATTTGGTGGACAATCCGCTGTTCAGAGGTTTCTGGCAGGGCGGTAAACTCATGTTCGGGAATGCCGTGTTTCTGGTAGGCCAATAA
- a CDS encoding CocE/NonD family hydrolase, whose product MKIRSWRLLWVLLWFPLSVTAQTLTDSAYIRQNYVKTEHQVPMRDGTKLFTIVYSPKDKGQKYPIMMSRTPYSVGPYGADKYKTSIGPSSDMLREGYIFAYQDVRGKFMSEGEFINMKPIIAKKGKKDVDESTDTYDAIAWLVKNVPNNNGRVGQWGVSYPGYYTTVGLLSNHPALKAASPQAPVTDWFWDDFHHHGAFFLPHAFNFLASFGQPRPQPAPTGAPRFNHGSPDGYDFFLRLGPLSNANELYLKNNVTFWNQITEHPNYDEFWQAMNIRPHLKNIKPAVMTVGGWFDAENLFGALETYKTIEKNNPNTYNTLVMGPWFHGGWSRSNGQTLGKVSFSQKTSEFYRPEIEARFFRHYLKEDGKGKPALPEAYMFNTGANQWREFSTWPPQNTQERMLYFGANGKLSFEKPGAVSGAGFDEFISDPNNPVPFSEETTVGMTREYMTDDQRFASRRPDVLVYQTEVLTEDITLAGEILSALQISTTGSDADWVVKLIDVYPDTARQNAHNPSNVKMGGFQQMVRSEVLRGRFRNSYSTPEPFTPNQITPVNVPLQDVLHTFKKGHRIMVQVQSSWFPLVDRNPQKYVPNIYQAKATDFQKATHRVYHSPQQSSYLKVKVL is encoded by the coding sequence ATGAAAATACGTTCCTGGCGGCTGCTGTGGGTGCTCCTGTGGTTTCCCCTTTCGGTTACGGCCCAGACGCTCACAGATTCGGCGTACATCCGGCAGAATTATGTAAAAACCGAGCACCAGGTGCCCATGCGCGACGGCACTAAACTGTTCACCATTGTATATTCGCCCAAAGACAAAGGCCAGAAATACCCCATCATGATGAGCCGCACGCCCTACTCTGTGGGGCCGTACGGGGCAGACAAGTACAAAACCAGCATTGGGCCGTCTTCTGACATGCTGCGCGAAGGCTATATTTTTGCCTACCAAGACGTGCGCGGCAAGTTCATGAGTGAAGGCGAGTTCATTAACATGAAACCCATCATTGCCAAAAAAGGCAAGAAAGATGTGGACGAAAGTACCGATACCTATGACGCCATTGCTTGGTTGGTGAAAAACGTGCCCAACAACAACGGCCGCGTGGGCCAGTGGGGCGTCTCTTACCCCGGCTATTACACCACCGTGGGCTTGCTCAGCAACCACCCCGCCCTGAAAGCGGCCTCGCCGCAAGCCCCGGTCACCGATTGGTTCTGGGATGATTTCCACCACCACGGCGCTTTTTTCCTGCCGCATGCGTTTAACTTTCTGGCCAGCTTCGGGCAGCCGCGGCCGCAGCCCGCGCCCACTGGGGCGCCCAGGTTCAACCACGGCTCGCCAGACGGGTATGACTTTTTCCTGCGCCTGGGCCCGCTGTCCAACGCCAATGAGTTGTACCTCAAAAACAACGTGACCTTCTGGAATCAGATTACCGAGCATCCTAATTATGACGAGTTCTGGCAGGCCATGAACATCAGGCCGCACCTCAAAAACATTAAACCTGCAGTCATGACCGTGGGCGGCTGGTTTGACGCTGAAAACCTGTTCGGGGCCCTGGAAACCTACAAAACCATTGAGAAAAACAACCCCAACACCTACAACACCCTGGTCATGGGGCCGTGGTTCCATGGTGGTTGGTCGCGGTCAAACGGGCAGACGCTGGGCAAAGTGTCGTTCTCCCAGAAAACCTCAGAATTTTACCGCCCAGAGATTGAAGCCAGATTTTTTAGACATTATTTAAAAGAAGACGGCAAAGGAAAACCCGCCCTGCCTGAGGCCTACATGTTCAACACCGGCGCCAACCAATGGCGCGAATTTTCCACCTGGCCCCCACAGAACACGCAGGAACGAATGCTTTATTTTGGCGCGAACGGGAAACTGAGCTTTGAGAAACCTGGCGCCGTATCTGGGGCTGGTTTTGACGAATTCATCTCAGACCCCAACAACCCCGTGCCCTTCTCTGAGGAAACTACCGTTGGCATGACCCGCGAATACATGACCGATGACCAGCGCTTCGCCAGCCGCCGCCCCGATGTGCTGGTGTACCAAACCGAGGTCCTGACCGAAGACATCACCCTGGCCGGAGAGATTTTGTCGGCGTTGCAGATTTCTACTACCGGTTCAGACGCCGACTGGGTGGTGAAACTGATTGACGTGTACCCAGACACCGCCCGCCAGAACGCCCATAACCCTAGCAATGTGAAAATGGGCGGGTTCCAACAGATGGTGCGCAGCGAGGTCTTGCGCGGCCGCTTCCGGAACAGCTACTCAACCCCGGAGCCGTTCACGCCCAACCAAATCACGCCCGTGAATGTGCCGCTGCAAGATGTACTGCACACGTTTAAGAAAGGCCACCGCATTATGGTGCAGGTGCAAAGTTCATGGTTCCCGCTGGTAGACCGCAACCCGCAGAAATACGTGCCCAACATTTACCAGGCCAAAGCAACTGATTTCCAGAAAGCCACACACCGCGTGTACCACAGTCCGCAGCAGTCCAGTTACCTGAAAGTGAAGGTGCTGTAA
- a CDS encoding response regulator transcription factor codes for MHVLIVEDETGLATELVHFLSKEHYKCDWAPNGREASEKIAVNLYDFILLDLGLPDYDGLDLLAETKNLDHDPAVIVLTARGALEDRIRGLGLGADDYLPKPFSLLELQARMEAVLRRKFKLKTSSVLFHGFELDNSTRRVHYQGSEILLTKKEFDILHYLLLHKNRILTRLQLSEHIWGNVLEDDYDSNYIDVHIKNIRKKLATYEPTEWLETVRGVGYRLTS; via the coding sequence ATGCATGTATTGATTGTGGAAGATGAAACCGGCCTAGCCACAGAACTGGTCCATTTTCTGTCAAAGGAACATTATAAATGTGATTGGGCCCCTAACGGGCGCGAGGCCTCAGAGAAAATTGCGGTCAACCTCTATGACTTCATCTTGCTGGACCTGGGCCTGCCTGACTATGACGGCCTTGACCTGCTGGCCGAAACCAAAAACCTGGACCATGACCCGGCGGTAATCGTGCTCACGGCCCGCGGCGCCCTGGAAGACCGCATCAGAGGCCTGGGCCTGGGGGCCGATGATTATTTACCCAAACCCTTCTCCCTGCTGGAGTTGCAGGCCCGTATGGAGGCGGTGCTCCGCAGAAAGTTCAAGCTTAAAACGTCCTCGGTTTTGTTTCATGGGTTTGAGTTGGACAACAGCACCCGCCGCGTGCACTACCAGGGAAGTGAAATCCTGCTCACTAAAAAGGAGTTCGATATTCTGCATTACCTGCTCCTGCACAAAAACAGAATCCTCACTCGCCTGCAGCTGTCTGAACACATCTGGGGCAACGTGCTGGAAGACGACTATGACTCCAACTACATAGACGTGCACATCAAGAACATCCGCAAAAAACTGGCGACCTATGAACCCACCGAGTGGCTTGAAACCGTGCGCGGCGTTGGCTACCGGCTGACTTCTTAA
- a CDS encoding HAMP domain-containing sensor histidine kinase gives MRLQSKLTLFSAVSKVIILLVLILVLPWLVNRVALHNADARLQEKEARLYAIIEEQGIESFITEETGDAYGSYNLLKEEFISLEQISSGRVHNGIENSRRKVDNDIVEYRVLSSTFDLGDQRYLLEIGRSLATIGDNSQTLQQYALFFLLAVVLLTVFVDLAFSKVLLQPLTIIVRRLQRIEHPTAFTPKSLKTSTTDFLYLNQTINGMMRQIQEAFQKEKEFIGNVSHELLTPVSILQNRLENMLADPETPEPLLEKLVDNLRTLHRLKNIIKALLLISRIENEQYLKNETVNLKHLAEEVVEEIKERAEAKDITLQTDLTEDFDLPQANQSLLFTMLFNVVNNAIKYNQLAGSVTVLGKVVGKTYELSVIDTGAGISAEQLPHIFSRFKRFHATDGESHGLGLPIVQTIAQFHGVALKVDSVVSQGTTFRFTFPRKN, from the coding sequence ATGCGGCTTCAGTCTAAGTTAACGCTTTTCAGTGCGGTTTCTAAAGTCATCATCTTGCTGGTCCTGATTCTGGTGCTGCCCTGGCTGGTGAACCGGGTGGCCCTGCACAACGCCGACGCGCGCCTCCAGGAAAAAGAAGCCAGGCTGTACGCCATCATTGAAGAACAGGGCATTGAATCGTTCATTACGGAAGAAACCGGTGATGCCTACGGGAGTTACAACCTCTTAAAAGAGGAATTCATCTCCTTGGAGCAGATTTCCTCCGGCAGGGTGCACAACGGTATTGAGAACAGCCGCCGAAAGGTGGATAATGATATTGTGGAGTACCGCGTCCTCTCCTCTACCTTTGACTTGGGCGACCAACGCTACCTGCTGGAAATTGGCCGCTCGCTGGCTACCATTGGCGACAACAGCCAGACGCTGCAGCAATACGCGCTGTTCTTTTTGCTGGCGGTGGTGCTGCTTACCGTGTTTGTGGATTTGGCTTTCAGCAAAGTGCTGCTGCAGCCATTAACCATCATTGTGCGGCGCTTGCAGCGCATTGAACACCCCACCGCGTTCACACCTAAAAGCCTTAAAACCTCCACCACAGATTTTCTCTACCTGAACCAAACCATCAACGGCATGATGCGCCAGATTCAGGAGGCGTTCCAGAAAGAGAAAGAGTTTATCGGTAATGTGTCGCATGAACTGCTCACGCCCGTGTCTATTCTGCAGAACCGCCTGGAGAATATGCTGGCAGACCCAGAAACCCCTGAACCGTTGCTTGAAAAACTGGTGGACAACCTGCGGACCCTGCACCGGTTGAAAAACATCATCAAGGCGCTGCTGCTCATTTCGCGCATTGAAAACGAGCAATACCTCAAAAATGAAACCGTGAACCTGAAGCACTTGGCAGAGGAAGTGGTGGAAGAAATCAAAGAACGTGCCGAGGCGAAAGACATCACCCTACAGACAGACCTGACTGAGGACTTCGACCTGCCCCAGGCCAACCAATCTTTGCTGTTCACCATGCTGTTCAACGTGGTCAACAACGCCATCAAATACAACCAACTCGCCGGTTCCGTCACGGTCTTGGGCAAAGTGGTGGGCAAAACCTATGAACTCAGCGTGATAGACACAGGCGCAGGCATTTCCGCAGAGCAATTGCCGCACATTTTCAGCAGGTTCAAGCGCTTCCATGCCACCGACGGCGAAAGCCACGGCCTGGGTTTGCCCATTGTGCAGACCATCGCCCAGTTCCACGGCGTTGCGCTGAAGGTAGATTCAGTGGTTAGCCAAGGTACTACGTTCCGGTTTACGTTCCCCAGGAAAAACTAA
- a CDS encoding NAD(P)-dependent oxidoreductase, whose product MEHKSAARKMKIGFIGLGIMGSRMAANLQKAGHDLVVYNRTAEKADELVKNGATLAASPEEVGRACRVVFTMLSTPQAVEDVALGQHGFLKELPGNSLWVDCSTVNPSFSKSMAQTALKMGHRFLDAPVSGSLAPAQNGQLVFLIGGSATDLDEVKPLLDVMGKAVIHVGDHGQGASMKMVNNMLFGQIMVAFSEGLRLGTSLGISEEVLCQTLMNGPGGAPFLKLKEQKLLTRDFSPEFPLEWMHKDLHLASVTAYEQGVALPLLQSAKEMFGFAKQAGLGEEDFSAVYDFINPK is encoded by the coding sequence GTGGAACACAAATCAGCCGCAAGAAAAATGAAGATAGGATTTATAGGATTGGGTATCATGGGTAGCCGCATGGCCGCCAACCTGCAGAAAGCCGGGCATGACCTGGTGGTCTACAACCGCACCGCAGAAAAAGCCGATGAACTGGTGAAAAACGGCGCTACCCTGGCCGCATCACCGGAAGAAGTAGGACGCGCCTGCCGGGTGGTGTTCACCATGCTTTCTACGCCGCAGGCCGTGGAAGACGTGGCCCTGGGCCAGCACGGGTTCCTGAAAGAACTGCCCGGAAATTCATTGTGGGTGGACTGCAGCACTGTGAACCCCTCGTTCTCCAAAAGCATGGCGCAGACGGCGCTCAAAATGGGACATCGGTTTTTAGATGCGCCTGTCTCCGGCTCGCTGGCCCCCGCCCAAAACGGACAGTTGGTGTTTCTGATTGGCGGCAGCGCTACTGATCTAGACGAAGTCAAACCCTTGCTGGACGTGATGGGCAAGGCAGTGATTCATGTGGGCGACCACGGCCAGGGCGCCAGCATGAAAATGGTGAACAACATGCTGTTTGGGCAGATCATGGTGGCGTTTTCTGAAGGGTTAAGATTGGGTACTTCGCTGGGAATTTCTGAGGAAGTCTTGTGCCAGACCTTAATGAACGGCCCCGGCGGCGCGCCTTTCTTAAAACTGAAGGAACAGAAACTGCTCACCCGTGATTTTTCGCCGGAATTCCCGCTGGAGTGGATGCACAAGGATTTGCATTTGGCCAGCGTGACCGCGTATGAGCAAGGCGTGGCCTTACCGTTGCTGCAAAGCGCCAAAGAAATGTTCGGGTTTGCCAAGCAGGCGGGCTTGGGCGAAGAAGATTTCTCGGCGGTCTATGACTTCATCAACCCCAAATAA
- a CDS encoding PDZ domain-containing protein, which produces MRYKLFFFFLICVVSLCHGPTAQAQALTDGEFKFPRNRNVVRIPFKLIHNLVIIPLRINKSKTLNFIVDTGVETAILTELGEHDSVMINSATPLKLYGLGRGKSIEALTSMGNRFQLGDLEANGQPLLVLSENIFNLSLRIGMEVHGMIGHSLFKNSVVEIDYQNKLLSIYKQGFYPEKKKLRATRLPLQVENNKPYVEVQVLLPNGEKQPLRLVIDSGLSASMLLYLPTMPNMKKPETHINAYLGRGLNGDIHGVIGRIKGFQLGSYNFQNLPASFPDSLSIMHALTLNNRNGNLGADVLQRFTVVFDYANSELLLKPNSKYGSPFFFNLSGMEIMCPIPGLKIFSVAAVMPDSPAEKAGLKPGDTILSVNGIRSGECTLEEMLHLFQSRPGKKLKIQVRRQLQTLKTTLVLQDMI; this is translated from the coding sequence ATGAGATACAAGTTGTTTTTCTTCTTTCTTATCTGTGTGGTAAGCCTCTGCCATGGCCCAACGGCGCAGGCGCAGGCGCTAACGGACGGCGAGTTCAAATTCCCCCGCAACCGCAACGTAGTCCGGATTCCGTTCAAGCTCATTCATAACCTGGTCATCATTCCGCTGAGAATCAACAAATCAAAGACGCTGAATTTTATTGTGGACACCGGCGTGGAGACCGCTATTCTCACCGAACTGGGCGAACATGACTCCGTGATGATCAACAGTGCCACGCCTTTGAAACTCTACGGGTTGGGCCGGGGCAAATCTATTGAGGCGCTCACTTCCATGGGCAACCGGTTTCAGTTAGGTGATCTGGAGGCCAACGGGCAGCCGCTGCTGGTGCTGTCTGAGAATATTTTCAACCTGTCTTTGCGCATTGGCATGGAGGTGCACGGCATGATCGGGCACTCGTTGTTCAAAAATTCTGTGGTGGAGATTGATTACCAGAACAAACTGCTGTCTATTTACAAACAAGGGTTTTACCCCGAGAAGAAAAAACTGAGGGCTACCCGCCTGCCTTTGCAGGTGGAGAATAACAAGCCGTATGTGGAAGTGCAGGTGCTCTTGCCCAACGGCGAAAAACAACCGCTCCGGTTGGTGATTGACAGCGGCCTGAGCGCGTCTATGCTGTTGTACCTGCCCACCATGCCCAACATGAAAAAGCCTGAAACCCACATCAACGCCTATCTGGGACGTGGACTTAACGGCGATATTCATGGCGTGATTGGCCGTATCAAAGGGTTCCAGCTGGGCAGCTACAACTTCCAGAACTTGCCGGCGTCTTTCCCAGATTCACTGTCTATCATGCACGCGCTCACGCTCAACAACCGCAACGGCAACCTGGGCGCCGACGTGCTGCAACGGTTCACGGTGGTGTTTGACTATGCCAATTCTGAACTTCTGCTTAAACCCAACTCTAAATACGGCAGCCCATTCTTTTTCAATTTGAGCGGCATGGAGATTATGTGTCCTATTCCGGGTCTCAAGATTTTCTCGGTGGCGGCCGTTATGCCAGATTCACCGGCAGAGAAAGCCGGCCTCAAACCCGGCGACACCATCTTGAGCGTGAACGGCATCAGGAGCGGCGAATGTACCCTGGAGGAAATGCTGCATCTGTTCCAAAGCAGGCCCGGGAAAAAGCTAAAGATTCAGGTGCGCCGCCAACTTCAGACCTTGAAAACTACGCTGGTGCTGCAAGACATGATCTAA